Proteins co-encoded in one Setaria viridis chromosome 9, Setaria_viridis_v4.0, whole genome shotgun sequence genomic window:
- the LOC117839088 gene encoding zinc finger CCCH domain-containing protein 22 — MDAYEATKVVFSRIQALDPDHAAKIMGLLLIQDHGEKEMIRLAFGPESLLHAVMAKARKDLGLLLPASPTSVAAAGHAPFLQLPRQNSGRAGAPSPLSVSSPSSWAQAPVFSRSNSTSNGTADEAAPGAGDELPSPVNGGAAPFFPQGGDALLDDLQLQEQLAFLNEGGANPAHQLTGLDGGECWSPGPGDGGGLLPFGLGWPNGGPVHRRSVSVNELCLGGGGGGDGFGWKPCLYYARGFCKNGSSCRFVHGGLPDDAAALAATKMEAAADQQQQCQDFLLRSKSQRLGPAAFPYSPTGSLPGSPSAASKCLSFLLQQQQQQQQHDRAAAAAALMLGGGDDAPKFMGRPRLDRADFASMMNPGSRQIYLTFPADSTFREEDVSNYFSIYGPVHDVRIPYQQKRMFGFVTFVYPETVKLILAKGNPHFICDARVLVKPYKEKGKVPDKYRKQQQGDFSGCTTPTGLDTRDPFDLHQLGARMLQHSNSANELLLRRKLEEQQQAIELQSRRLMGLQLLDLKARTAATAAASSPQPTPTANAFTSGPPASTTAVESPPESGEQLKLSSGFAAERKVNGGDKEESAGEGSPNAADSDQSGEHNLPDSPFASPTKSAVFAHDSFAATETESAVSRIGVESGNNTDGGGNHLRPPTLDIPSPRPYFFPMHRLSSDHGAMGM; from the exons ATGGACGCCTACGAGGCCACCAAGGTGGTGTTCTCCCGGATCCAGGCGCTGGACCCGGACCACGCCGCCAAGATCATGGGCCTCCTCCTCATCCAGGACCACGGCGAGAAGGAGATGATCCGCCTCGCCTTCGGCCCGGAGTCGTTGCTCCACGCCGTCATGGCCAAGGCGCGCAAGGACCTCGGCCTGCTCCTCCCGGCCTCGCccacctccgtcgccgccgcgggccaCGCGCCGTTCCTCCAGCTCCCGCGCCAGAactccggccgcgccggcgcgccgtcgccgctctCGGTGTCCTCGCCCTCGTCGTGGGCGCAGGCGCCGGTGTTCTCGAGGAGCAACAGCACGAGTAATGGCACCGCGGACGAGGCGGCACCGGGGGCTGGCGACGAGCTGCCTAGCCCCGTGAACGGAGGAGCGGCGCCCTTCTTTCCCCAGGGCGGTGACGCGCTCCTGGACGATCTGCAGCTGCAGGAGCAGCTCGCCTTCCTCAACGAGGGCGGCGCGAACCCGGCGCACCAGCTCACGGGGCTCGACGGCGGGGAGTGCTGGAGCCCCGGCCCGGGCGATGGCGGTGGGTTGCTCCCGTTCGGCCTCGGGTGGCCCAACGGCGGCCCCGTGCACCGCCGGAGCGTGTCGGTGAACGAGCTCTGCctcggcgggggcgggggcggcgacggatTCGGGTGGAAGCCCTGCCTCTACTACGCGCGCGGGTTCTGCAAGAACGGCAGCAGCTGCCGGTTCGTGCACGGCGGTCTCCCCGACGATGcagccgcgctcgccgccaccaagatggaagccgccgccgaccagcagcagcagtgccaggacttcctcctccgctccaaGAGCCAGcgcctcggccccgccgccttccCCTACTCCCCCACCGGCTCCCTCCCAggctcgccctccgccgccagcaAGTGCCTCAGCTTCCtgctgcagcaacagcagcagcagcagcagcacgacaG agccgcggcggccgcggcgctgatgcttggcggcggcgacgatgcgCCCAAGTTCATGGGCCGGCCGCGCCTGGACCGTGCTGACTTCGCAAGCATGATGAACCCCGGCTCGCGCCAGATTTACCTGACCTTCCCGGCCGACAGCACGTTCCGCGAGGAGGACGTCTCCAACTACTTCAG CATCTACGGGCCGGTCCACGACGTGCGCATCCCCTACCAGCAGAAACGCATGTTCGGGTTCGTCACCTTCGTGTACCCAGAGACGGTGAAGCTCATCCTGGCCAAGGGCAACCCGCACTTCATCTGCGACGCACGCGTGCTCGTCAAGCCCTACAAGGAGAAGGGCAAGGTCCCCGACAAGTACAG GAAGCAGCAGCAAGGCGACTTCTCCGGCTGCACGACGCCCACCGGGCTAGACACCAGGGACCcgtttgatctccaccaactcg GTGCAAGGATGCTGCAACACTCGAACAGCGCCAACGAGCTTCTGCTGCGGCGGAAgctggaggagcagcagcaggccatAGAGCTCCAGAGCCGCCGCCTCATGGGCCTTCAGCTGCTTGACCTCAAGGCACGCACAGCTGCAACTGCGGCAGCGTCATCACCGCAGCCCACGCCAACTGCCAATGCCTTCACCTCCGGGCCACCGGCGAGCACCACCGCAGTCGAGTCGCCACCAGAGTCGG GGGAGCAGCTCAAGTTGAGCAGCGGCTTTGCTGCGGAGAGGAAGGTCAACGGTGGTGATAAGGAGGAATCTGCTGGCGAGGGGAGCCCGAACGCTGCCGATAGCGACCAAAG TGGGGAGCACAATTTGCCGGACAGCCCATTCGCTTCCCCGACCAAGTCTGCTGTGTTTGCTCACGACAGCTTCGCCGCCACCGAGACTGAGAGCGCTGTATCCCGTATCGGTGTGGAGTCCGGCAACAACACCGACGGCGGTGGTAACCATCTCCGTCCTCCCACGTTGGACATTCCTTCGCCGAGGCCGTACTTCTTTCCCATGCACAG GCTGTCCTCCGATCACGGAGCGATGGGGATGTAA